One stretch of Castor canadensis chromosome 12, mCasCan1.hap1v2, whole genome shotgun sequence DNA includes these proteins:
- the LOC109678495 gene encoding small integral membrane protein 15-like, translating to MSDIEAWAEHVVEWAAKDPYGFLTTVILALTPLFIASTVMSWQSGKIIKAREKEQKKKQKHQENIAKQND from the coding sequence ATGTCTGACATAGAGGCTTGGGCTGAGCATGTTGTGGAATGGGCTGCAAAGGATCCATATGGCTTCCTTACAACAGTTATTTTGGCCCTCACTCCACTGTTTATAGCAAGCACAGTAATGTCTTGGCAATCGGGCAAGATAATTAAAGCCAGGGAGAAggagcaaaagaaaaagcaaaaacatcaagaaaatattgcaaagcaaaatgactaa
- the Trabd2a gene encoding metalloprotease TIKI1 isoform X1, whose translation MLAAAGTLALSSSAMTAPKAVLISGCCLQLCCVGQMGRGIGHFMGNNIVLDVFRSEICEVEHGLLDDLLCFYPGGEQSCDPATSVFFAGQAHLCQAANPSLQTFPNNQVVANSACLSLWIPVF comes from the exons ATGCTGGCAGCTGCAGGGACCTTGGCTCTGTCATCTTCAGCCATGACAGCTCCCAA GGCTGTCCTTATTTCTGGATGCTGTCTGCAACTGTGTTGTGTTGGACAGATGGGAAGGGGGATAG GCCATTTCATGGGCAACAACATTGTGCTGGATGTGTTCCGAAGCGAAATCTGTGAGGTAGAACACGGGCTGTTGGATGACCTTCTATGCTTCTATCCTGGTGGGGAGCAG AGCTGTGATCCTGCAACTTCAGTTTTCTTTGCTGGACAGGCACATCTTTGCCAAGCTGCAAATCCCTCACTACAAACATTCCCCAACAACCAGGTGGTAGCCAACAGTGCCTGCCTGTCTCTCTGGATTCCTGTGTTTTAG
- the Trabd2a gene encoding metalloprotease TIKI1 isoform X2 yields the protein MLAAAGTLALSSSAMTAPKAVLISGCCLQLCCVGQMGRGIGHFMGNNIVLDVFRSEICEVEHGLLDDLLCFYPGGEQMGSCKTICLGWL from the exons ATGCTGGCAGCTGCAGGGACCTTGGCTCTGTCATCTTCAGCCATGACAGCTCCCAA GGCTGTCCTTATTTCTGGATGCTGTCTGCAACTGTGTTGTGTTGGACAGATGGGAAGGGGGATAG GCCATTTCATGGGCAACAACATTGTGCTGGATGTGTTCCGAAGCGAAATCTGTGAGGTAGAACACGGGCTGTTGGATGACCTTCTATGCTTCTATCCTGGTGGGGAGCAG atggggtcttgcaaaactatttgcctgggctggctttga